One genomic segment of Kiritimatiellia bacterium includes these proteins:
- a CDS encoding riboflavin synthase → MFTGLIQQVGKLAARRSSGGALRLEISAQKWNPPLAGGESVAINGVCLTVARTTERGFACDVLAETIKCSNLGRKSIGAALNLERAARLGDPLGGHLVAGHVEGLGTLIKRTTDGRDWTLKFSCDNALLRQMVGKGSISCDGVSLTIASLEKTSFSVNIIPFTWTDTNLHQLREKDTVNLETDLIGKYVFRRMEQEE, encoded by the coding sequence ATGTTCACCGGTTTAATCCAACAGGTTGGGAAACTGGCCGCCAGGCGGAGCAGCGGCGGCGCCCTGCGTCTTGAAATCAGCGCGCAAAAATGGAACCCGCCGCTGGCCGGGGGCGAAAGCGTGGCGATCAACGGGGTCTGTCTCACCGTCGCCCGGACAACGGAACGGGGGTTTGCCTGCGACGTGCTCGCGGAAACGATTAAATGTTCAAACCTCGGCCGGAAATCAATCGGCGCCGCGCTTAACCTGGAACGGGCCGCGCGGCTCGGCGACCCGCTCGGCGGCCATCTGGTTGCCGGCCACGTTGAAGGACTTGGAACCCTGATCAAGCGCACAACCGACGGCAGAGACTGGACATTAAAGTTTTCCTGCGATAATGCGTTGCTTCGTCAGATGGTCGGCAAAGGTTCAATTTCCTGTGACGGCGTCAGCTTGACAATCGCCTCGCTGGAAAAGACTTCGTTTTCGGTTAATATCATTCCTTTCACCTGGACTGATACAAATCTTCACCAATTGCGAGAAAAAGATACGGTCAATCTGGAGACGGACTTAATCGGCAAATACGTATTCCGGCGGATGGAGCAGGAAGAAAG
- the ribD gene encoding bifunctional diaminohydroxyphosphoribosylaminopyrimidine deaminase/5-amino-6-(5-phosphoribosylamino)uracil reductase RibD, which yields MQNPAFEEHERWMRRALESARKGEGLTRPNPPVGALVVKNNRLIGAGFHKRAGGGHAEIIALKKAGARAGKSDLYVTLEPCCTRGRTPPCVGAIIKSGISRVIAAVPDPNPRHRGRGLSALKKAGLEVVSGICRREAQELIAPFKKWILSDRPYVSLKMALSYDGKIADYRGKSRWLTGKKARRLVQNMRRRADVILVGAGTVLADNPSLLPNPAFGRRPYRVILDAKGRVPPAARVLNDAAAERTIMATTRQCRPPRRRAWERRGARVWILPACRGRVSIPALMGKIGRMGLLHVLCEGGAETAFSLSDSGMVDEYIFFLAPCLLGGQNAPSALGGRGRRLPGSLRLRFTECRQIGNDMLIRAKPLKNKTQYVS from the coding sequence ATGCAAAATCCGGCTTTTGAAGAACACGAGCGCTGGATGCGCCGCGCTCTTGAGTCGGCGCGCAAAGGCGAAGGACTGACCCGGCCCAACCCGCCGGTCGGCGCGCTCGTCGTTAAAAACAACCGGTTGATCGGAGCTGGATTCCATAAACGCGCCGGGGGCGGCCATGCTGAAATCATCGCCTTGAAAAAGGCCGGCGCGCGCGCCGGGAAATCGGATTTGTATGTTACCCTTGAGCCGTGTTGCACCCGCGGCAGAACGCCGCCCTGCGTCGGCGCCATTATCAAAAGCGGAATCAGCCGGGTTATCGCGGCCGTGCCGGACCCGAACCCGCGCCACCGCGGCCGCGGCCTTTCCGCCCTTAAAAAAGCCGGTTTGGAGGTTGTGTCGGGAATCTGCCGCCGGGAAGCGCAGGAACTGATTGCGCCGTTTAAAAAATGGATTTTATCAGACCGGCCGTATGTTTCCTTGAAAATGGCCTTGTCTTACGACGGCAAAATCGCCGATTACCGCGGGAAATCGCGCTGGCTCACAGGCAAAAAAGCGCGCCGGCTGGTCCAGAATATGCGGCGGCGCGCCGACGTTATCCTGGTCGGCGCCGGCACGGTACTGGCCGATAATCCGTCCCTTTTACCGAACCCGGCCTTTGGACGCCGGCCGTACCGCGTCATTCTTGACGCAAAAGGACGGGTGCCGCCGGCGGCGCGGGTTCTGAATGATGCCGCCGCGGAACGAACCATCATGGCAACCACGCGCCAGTGCCGGCCGCCCCGCCGGCGCGCCTGGGAACGGCGCGGCGCCCGGGTCTGGATTCTGCCCGCCTGCCGCGGACGGGTATCCATCCCGGCGTTGATGGGCAAAATCGGCCGGATGGGATTGCTCCATGTTTTGTGCGAGGGCGGCGCGGAAACCGCTTTTTCGCTCTCCGATTCCGGAATGGTTGATGAATATATTTTTTTTCTGGCCCCCTGTCTGCTCGGCGGCCAAAACGCTCCCTCCGCGCTCGGAGGCCGGGGACGGCGGCTCCCGGGATCCCTCCGATTGCGCTTTACGGAATGCCGGCAAATAGGCAATGATATGCTTATCCGCGCAAAGCCATTAAAAAATAAAACACAATACGTATCGTAA
- the nusB gene encoding transcription antitermination factor NusB, whose protein sequence is MSTRRSAREWAVQFLFQNDFNPGDIGEALPEFWQGTNSDQRSRRFAEELIRGVLANRPQLDALMQSYAEHWETKRMNTVDRNVIRLALYEMLFRPDIPPVVSINEAVDIAKSYSSLESGRFVNGILDRALRDLRRPSREAVE, encoded by the coding sequence ATGTCCACCCGGCGTTCAGCAAGAGAATGGGCCGTCCAATTTCTGTTCCAGAACGATTTCAACCCCGGCGATATAGGGGAAGCTTTGCCGGAATTCTGGCAGGGTACGAACTCCGACCAGCGGTCGCGGCGTTTCGCGGAAGAACTTATCCGCGGCGTTCTCGCCAACCGGCCGCAGCTTGACGCGCTCATGCAGTCCTACGCCGAACACTGGGAAACAAAAAGAATGAATACGGTTGACCGGAACGTTATCCGCCTGGCACTCTACGAGATGCTTTTCCGGCCGGATATTCCCCCGGTGGTCTCCATCAACGAGGCGGTGGACATCGCCAAAAGCTACAGCTCTCTGGAATCAGGCAGGTTCGTCAACGGCATCCTGGACCGGGCCCTGCGCGACCTGCGGCGGCCGAGCCGGGAGGCGGTTGAATAA
- the ribH gene encoding 6,7-dimethyl-8-ribityllumazine synthase, producing MNAKEISGMLNAQGLKFGIVVSRFNDLFTGQLLRGALDCLQRHGAREDSVTVVWTPGAFEIPLAVQQLALAGKHDALIALGVVVQGATPHAGLINSQTARALSQISLKENIPVIDGIVAADNLEQAIERAGSKAGNRGWSAALAAIEMAALLKSMKA from the coding sequence ATGAACGCAAAGGAAATTTCCGGAATGCTGAACGCGCAGGGGTTGAAATTCGGAATAGTCGTCAGCCGGTTCAACGACCTCTTCACCGGCCAGCTGCTGCGCGGCGCGCTGGACTGCCTCCAACGGCACGGCGCGCGGGAGGACTCCGTCACGGTGGTCTGGACGCCGGGCGCCTTTGAAATTCCGCTCGCGGTCCAGCAGCTGGCGCTGGCCGGGAAACACGACGCGCTCATCGCCCTGGGGGTCGTGGTGCAGGGCGCCACGCCGCACGCCGGCCTGATCAATTCCCAGACGGCCCGCGCCCTGAGCCAGATATCGCTCAAGGAAAACATCCCCGTGATAGACGGCATCGTCGCCGCCGATAACCTGGAACAGGCCATTGAACGCGCCGGTTCCAAGGCCGGCAACCGCGGCTGGAGCGCCGCCCTGGCCGCGATTGAAATGGCCGCTCTGCTCAAAAGCATGAAGGCATAA